Proteins encoded within one genomic window of Corynebacterium aurimucosum:
- a CDS encoding peroxiredoxin yields the protein MPILTVGEKFPEFELTALKGGDLHDVNANQPEDYFEQVSLDKYQGMWKVVFFYPKDFTFVCPTEIAAFGKLNEEFLDRDTQVLGGSTDNEFAHFNWRATHPELKEVPFPMFSDIRHDLIRALGVENADGVADRATFIIDPDGVIQFVSVTPDAVGRNVDEVLRVLDALQSEEVCACNWEANDPTKNIDKLEVVKSAL from the coding sequence ATGCCTATCTTGACCGTTGGTGAGAAGTTCCCGGAGTTCGAGCTGACCGCGCTGAAGGGTGGCGACCTCCACGACGTCAACGCTAACCAGCCGGAGGACTACTTCGAGCAGGTATCTCTGGACAAGTACCAGGGAATGTGGAAGGTCGTGTTCTTCTACCCGAAGGACTTCACCTTCGTCTGCCCGACTGAAATTGCGGCTTTCGGCAAGCTGAACGAGGAATTCCTGGACCGCGATACCCAGGTTCTTGGCGGCTCCACCGATAACGAGTTCGCGCACTTCAATTGGCGTGCAACCCACCCGGAGCTGAAGGAAGTTCCGTTCCCGATGTTCTCTGATATTCGCCACGACCTGATCCGTGCCCTCGGTGTGGAAAACGCCGACGGTGTTGCTGACCGCGCTACCTTCATCATCGACCCGGACGGTGTTATCCAGTTCGTGTCCGTGACTCCGGATGCTGTCGGCCGCAACGTAGATGAGGTTCTGCGCGTGCTGGACGCCCTGCAGTCTGAAGAGGTCTGTGCCTGCAACTGGGAGGCTAATGACCCGACCAAGAACATCGACAAGCTCGAGGTTGTTAAGTCCGCTCTATAA
- a CDS encoding hydrogen peroxide-inducible genes activator → MNNKEYRPTLAQLRTFVTIAENKHFGTAAAKLDISQPSLSQALVALEQGLGVQLIERSTRKVIVTSTGEALLPYAKAALEASDAFLSQARGASGTLNGPLTIGIIPTIAPYILPGILQSISETYPDLEPRFVEEQTQHLLDKLREGNLDLAIVALPTEAPGMVEIPLYSEAFTAVTPAEHPLAGRKDLTLEDLGHLDLLLLDDGHCLRDQVLDLCRRAKVNPSEATNAVTRASSLTTILQLVMGNLGATLVPESALATECQNPRLSVAHFAPSVTAERHVGLVFRSSAARADEFSAFGTLVTAAFHDAAERSRTLFTAS, encoded by the coding sequence ATGAACAATAAGGAGTATCGCCCAACCCTCGCCCAGTTGCGCACCTTCGTCACGATTGCGGAAAACAAGCACTTTGGAACCGCAGCCGCCAAACTCGATATCTCCCAACCTTCGCTCTCCCAGGCCCTCGTCGCACTCGAGCAAGGTTTGGGAGTACAGCTGATCGAACGCTCGACCCGCAAGGTCATCGTGACGTCCACAGGTGAAGCGCTACTGCCTTATGCCAAGGCAGCACTCGAAGCTTCCGATGCTTTCCTCAGCCAAGCGCGCGGCGCTAGCGGCACGCTTAACGGCCCCCTCACTATCGGCATCATCCCCACCATCGCGCCCTATATTTTGCCGGGGATACTGCAGTCCATCAGCGAGACCTATCCCGATTTAGAACCCCGCTTCGTCGAGGAACAGACCCAGCACCTGCTAGACAAGCTGCGCGAGGGCAACCTGGACCTGGCCATTGTTGCCCTGCCCACCGAAGCCCCCGGAATGGTGGAGATTCCTCTCTACAGCGAGGCCTTCACCGCAGTTACCCCAGCAGAGCACCCACTTGCGGGTCGAAAGGATCTCACGCTCGAGGATCTAGGGCACCTTGATCTGCTCCTGCTTGACGACGGCCACTGTCTCCGCGACCAAGTCCTCGACCTGTGCCGCCGCGCGAAGGTCAATCCCTCCGAAGCCACCAATGCCGTCACTCGAGCCTCATCGCTGACTACTATCTTGCAGCTGGTCATGGGAAACCTCGGCGCCACTCTCGTCCCCGAGTCCGCCCTGGCAACGGAATGCCAGAATCCGCGGCTCTCCGTCGCACACTTTGCCCCTTCTGTCACGGCGGAGCGGCACGTGGGGCTTGTCTTCCGCTCTTCCGCTGCCCGTGCCGATGAGTTCAGCGCTTTCGGGACCTTGGTCACCGCTGCCTTCCACGACGCCGCGGAGCGTTCCCGGACACTTTTCACGGCCTCCTAA
- the hrpA gene encoding ATP-dependent RNA helicase HrpA, translating into MTATREDLYGALTSVSLSDERAFRRRLRKARSPKALDAIGADIAAAQDKVRTIDAHVPPITYPEQLPVTGRRDDIAEAIENNQVVIIAGETGSGKTTQIPKICLELGRGRRGLIGHTQPRRLAARTVAERIAEELDQSIGDSVGYAIRFDDRVSSTTAVKLMTDGILLAEMQRDRFLNAYDTIIIDEAHERSLNIDFLLGYLKRLLPKRPDLKVIITSATIDPERFAKHFADAHGEPAPIIEVSGRTYPVEIRYRPLEVESGGKTIDLDPLDALCEAIEELMAEGEGDILCFFPGERDIRDAMEAIEGRHWRNVEVTPLFGRLSNQEQHRVFRSHRGRRIVLSTNIAETSLTVPGIRYVVDTGTARISRYSTRTKVQRLPIEPISQASANQRSGRCGRVADGIAIRLYSEQDFLSRPEFTDPEILRTNLASVILQMISLRLGDIADFPFVQSPEPKAVRDGLLLLHELGALEGKEKDGLPVLTRIGRNLARIPVDPRMARMLVEANTSGCLHDVMVIVAAMTIQDVRERPTDKQAQADQAHARFKDKSSDFMAMLNLWDFVQEAREEMSGNAFRKRMKADFLHYMRIREWFDLVRQLRDVTKQLGWNAQEGTERRPDDIHMSLLSGLLSNIGARDGNSKEFIGARNTRFLVFPGSALAKKPPEFLMAAELVETSRLWARDVAAIDAAWVEKLAKDLLKHNYSDPTWSRKRGSAVVTQRSTLYGVTVVADRSVPYHRVDPAAARDMFIRNALVDGEWTTHHHFFHDNKRKLAEASEYEEKARRRGLVVDEDTLFDFYDQRIPESVTTARHFDSWWKKQKNKHSLDFDPEALLEEDHAVTEEAFPDRWLKGSIDYDLSYKFEPGDPLDGVTLMVPVPLLAGLDSEGFDWLVPGLRLELVTELIRSLPKALRRTVVPAPEFAERALPKLVPYEGALTEQLAAVLQVMGGQGINAGDFRPDQLPPHLRMNYAAVDKRGKVIDSDRDLKALVQRQAGHISSSVSRVGRAAESTAVKEWSKDTLGAIDEEVTTVVDGHEVTAYPALVATKEGVALKVHPTKAAADASMITATLTLLLREISVSAQQMVKGLPLQQRVAVDSYPHGGAEGLVNDARVAAVRDIMMEKGGPVRTPEEFTALLNAVKPEVPGRVRQAVVAIAPGLAEYSNLNAELKHWEGPAIDDIRAQLDFLLPPHAITVHGIQHLRHLPRYIQAARIRLDDMNLDPDRDADRQADVDEAKAYLNNRLRSLPAGREKTREVKEILWMIEELRVSLFAQRLGTAHAVSVRRIQKAADKLR; encoded by the coding sequence ATGACTGCTACTCGCGAAGACCTTTACGGCGCTCTCACTTCGGTTTCCTTGAGTGATGAGCGCGCTTTCCGCCGTCGCCTGCGCAAGGCCCGCTCCCCCAAGGCCCTGGATGCCATTGGAGCTGATATCGCAGCCGCCCAAGACAAGGTGCGCACCATCGATGCGCATGTACCACCCATTACCTACCCCGAACAGCTTCCCGTCACTGGGCGCCGCGATGATATAGCTGAAGCTATCGAGAATAATCAGGTAGTCATCATCGCCGGTGAGACTGGTTCGGGAAAGACCACCCAGATTCCCAAAATCTGTTTGGAGCTCGGCCGCGGGCGTCGAGGGCTCATTGGGCATACTCAGCCACGACGTTTGGCAGCGCGCACGGTTGCTGAGCGCATTGCAGAAGAGCTTGACCAATCCATCGGGGACTCAGTCGGCTATGCCATCCGCTTCGATGACCGAGTCTCCTCCACCACCGCTGTAAAACTCATGACGGACGGCATCTTGCTGGCAGAAATGCAGCGTGACCGCTTCCTCAACGCCTATGACACGATCATCATCGATGAGGCACACGAGCGTTCGCTCAACATTGACTTCCTTCTCGGGTACCTCAAAAGGCTGCTGCCCAAGCGCCCCGACCTAAAGGTGATCATCACCTCCGCCACCATTGATCCGGAACGCTTCGCCAAGCACTTCGCTGACGCTCACGGTGAACCAGCGCCGATCATCGAGGTATCGGGGCGTACCTACCCCGTGGAGATCCGCTACCGCCCGCTCGAGGTCGAATCAGGTGGCAAGACCATCGACCTCGATCCCTTGGACGCCCTCTGCGAAGCCATCGAAGAACTCATGGCCGAAGGCGAAGGAGACATTCTGTGCTTCTTCCCGGGCGAGCGCGATATCCGCGACGCCATGGAAGCCATCGAAGGGCGCCATTGGCGCAACGTGGAGGTCACTCCGCTCTTCGGACGACTGTCCAACCAGGAACAACATCGCGTCTTCCGCTCGCACCGCGGCCGCCGAATCGTGCTCTCTACCAACATCGCTGAGACCTCATTGACGGTGCCTGGCATTCGCTATGTCGTCGACACGGGCACCGCGCGCATCTCGCGCTATTCCACTCGCACCAAGGTGCAAAGACTGCCCATTGAGCCGATCTCCCAAGCAAGCGCTAACCAGCGCTCAGGCCGATGTGGTCGCGTTGCCGATGGCATTGCCATCCGCCTCTACAGTGAACAGGACTTCCTCTCCCGGCCAGAATTCACCGACCCCGAAATCCTGCGCACCAACCTGGCCAGCGTCATCCTGCAAATGATCTCGTTGCGCCTCGGTGATATCGCCGACTTCCCCTTCGTTCAATCCCCCGAACCGAAGGCCGTGCGCGATGGTCTGCTCCTCCTCCACGAACTGGGCGCACTCGAGGGCAAAGAAAAAGATGGGCTGCCGGTACTAACCCGAATTGGACGCAATCTTGCCCGCATTCCCGTGGATCCGCGCATGGCCCGCATGCTCGTTGAAGCCAACACCTCCGGATGCCTCCACGACGTCATGGTCATTGTCGCCGCGATGACAATCCAGGATGTGCGCGAGCGGCCTACCGACAAGCAAGCGCAGGCTGACCAAGCCCATGCTCGTTTTAAAGACAAGTCTTCAGACTTTATGGCAATGCTCAACCTGTGGGACTTTGTCCAAGAAGCGCGCGAGGAGATGAGCGGCAATGCTTTCCGCAAACGGATGAAGGCCGATTTCCTGCACTATATGCGCATCCGCGAGTGGTTCGACCTGGTGCGGCAGCTGCGGGACGTCACCAAGCAGCTCGGATGGAACGCTCAAGAGGGCACCGAACGGCGCCCCGATGACATCCACATGTCGTTGCTCTCTGGCCTGCTGTCCAACATCGGCGCACGTGACGGTAACTCCAAGGAGTTCATTGGCGCACGCAATACCCGCTTCCTTGTTTTCCCGGGATCAGCGCTCGCAAAGAAGCCACCGGAGTTCCTCATGGCAGCCGAGCTGGTGGAAACCTCGCGACTGTGGGCACGCGATGTTGCCGCCATCGACGCGGCCTGGGTGGAAAAACTGGCGAAGGATCTGTTGAAACACAACTATTCCGATCCAACATGGTCACGGAAGCGTGGCTCAGCAGTCGTTACCCAACGCTCGACGTTGTACGGCGTCACCGTGGTCGCAGACCGGTCGGTGCCCTACCACCGCGTCGATCCTGCGGCGGCACGCGATATGTTCATTCGCAATGCGCTTGTCGACGGCGAATGGACCACCCACCATCACTTCTTCCACGACAACAAGCGCAAGCTTGCCGAGGCCTCCGAGTATGAGGAGAAGGCCCGTCGGCGCGGCCTCGTGGTGGATGAAGACACGCTCTTCGACTTCTATGACCAGCGGATCCCCGAGTCTGTCACCACTGCCCGTCACTTCGATTCTTGGTGGAAGAAACAGAAGAACAAGCACTCTTTGGACTTCGACCCGGAAGCACTCCTCGAAGAGGACCACGCTGTTACTGAGGAGGCTTTCCCCGACCGTTGGCTGAAGGGAAGCATCGACTACGACCTCTCTTATAAATTTGAACCCGGTGACCCCCTCGATGGTGTCACGCTCATGGTCCCTGTCCCCCTCCTTGCGGGATTGGACTCCGAGGGCTTCGACTGGCTCGTACCCGGCCTGCGGCTAGAGCTGGTAACGGAGCTGATTCGCTCACTCCCGAAGGCTCTTCGGCGCACTGTGGTTCCAGCACCCGAATTCGCTGAACGAGCGCTGCCCAAGCTTGTGCCCTATGAAGGCGCACTCACTGAGCAACTCGCTGCTGTTCTGCAAGTAATGGGCGGCCAAGGCATCAACGCAGGGGATTTCCGCCCCGACCAGCTCCCTCCGCACCTGCGCATGAACTACGCGGCAGTGGACAAACGAGGAAAGGTCATCGATTCCGATCGGGACTTGAAGGCGCTCGTGCAACGCCAAGCCGGGCATATCTCGTCCTCCGTCTCGCGTGTTGGCCGGGCAGCTGAATCCACCGCCGTCAAGGAATGGTCAAAGGACACTCTGGGCGCTATCGATGAAGAGGTAACCACTGTCGTTGATGGGCACGAGGTCACCGCCTATCCAGCACTCGTAGCAACGAAGGAAGGCGTCGCTCTCAAGGTGCACCCGACAAAAGCGGCTGCCGACGCCTCCATGATCACCGCCACCCTCACCTTGTTGCTTCGGGAAATCTCCGTGAGTGCACAACAGATGGTCAAGGGCTTACCGCTACAGCAGCGGGTAGCTGTCGACTCCTACCCACACGGCGGAGCCGAAGGGTTGGTCAACGATGCACGAGTAGCCGCAGTGCGCGACATCATGATGGAGAAGGGCGGGCCCGTAAGAACTCCTGAGGAGTTTACCGCCTTGCTGAACGCCGTAAAGCCTGAGGTCCCGGGGCGTGTGCGTCAGGCGGTGGTGGCCATTGCCCCAGGGTTGGCAGAGTACTCCAACCTCAACGCAGAGCTGAAGCACTGGGAGGGGCCGGCAATCGATGATATTCGCGCTCAGCTCGACTTCCTATTGCCACCGCACGCCATCACCGTGCATGGAATCCAGCACTTGCGCCACCTACCGCGCTATATCCAGGCTGCACGTATCAGGCTTGATGATATGAACCTGGATCCAGATCGCGACGCTGACCGCCAGGCAGATGTCGACGAGGCCAAGGCCTACCTGAATAATCGTTTGCGCTCCTTGCCTGCAGGCCGCGAGAAGACGCGTGAAGTTAAGGAGATCTTGTGGATGATCGAGGAGTTGCGCGTATCGCTCTTCGCGCAACGCCTAGGAACCGCTCATGCGGTGTCTGTTCGGAGAATCCAAAAGGCCGCGGATAAATTGCGCTAG
- the nrdR gene encoding transcriptional regulator NrdR, whose protein sequence is MYCPFCHNEQSRVIDSRVIDSGTSIRRRRECAACKGRFTTIEKAVLSVVKRNGLAEPFSRDKLIRGVKRACQGRDVSDDALKKLAQEVEETVRSHGSSQVNANDIGLAILEPLRDLDEVAYLRFASVYKSFESADDFESEIRLMRRRDRDSF, encoded by the coding sequence ATGTATTGCCCGTTCTGTCACAATGAACAGTCACGAGTCATCGATTCGCGCGTGATTGATAGTGGAACCTCAATCCGGCGGCGTCGCGAATGCGCCGCATGTAAAGGCCGTTTTACCACGATCGAGAAGGCGGTCCTGTCGGTAGTCAAGCGCAATGGCTTGGCGGAGCCCTTCAGCCGCGACAAGCTGATTCGCGGCGTCAAACGCGCGTGCCAAGGGCGCGATGTAAGTGATGATGCTCTGAAGAAGCTTGCACAAGAAGTCGAGGAGACCGTGCGCAGTCATGGGTCCTCCCAAGTCAATGCCAACGACATCGGCCTTGCCATCTTGGAGCCTCTCCGCGATCTCGATGAGGTCGCCTACCTGCGCTTCGCCTCCGTATACAAGTCTTTCGAAAGCGCAGACGACTTCGAATCGGAAATCCGCCTGATGCGTCGGCGTGACCGCGATAGCTTCTAG
- the lexA gene encoding transcriptional repressor LexA, producing MARKSKRSDHPSLDTLSARQRRILEVIHDAVMLRGYPPSIREIGDATGLQSTSSVAYQLKQLEEKGFLRRDPNKPRAVDVRHFPGAEDSKKPGRKTSQANKSPDLSTPDIPEDAATPNYIPVVGRIAAGSPITAEENVDAYFPMPGEILGSGELYMLQVVGDSMQDAGILNGDWVIIRSQSVAEEGEFVAALLDGEEATVKEFHRDSSGVWLLPHNNAYSPIKGDEAEIMGKVVSVFRKL from the coding sequence ATGGCCCGCAAATCCAAGCGAAGCGACCACCCTTCCCTCGACACCCTGTCCGCCCGCCAGCGCCGCATCCTGGAGGTTATCCATGATGCCGTAATGCTCCGCGGATACCCGCCAAGCATTCGTGAGATCGGTGATGCCACCGGCCTACAGTCCACATCATCCGTGGCCTACCAGCTGAAGCAGCTTGAGGAGAAGGGCTTCCTGCGCCGCGATCCAAACAAGCCGCGCGCCGTTGATGTCCGCCACTTCCCCGGTGCCGAAGACTCGAAGAAGCCCGGCCGCAAGACAAGCCAGGCAAACAAGTCTCCGGATCTTTCCACCCCCGATATCCCCGAGGACGCAGCGACGCCGAACTATATCCCTGTTGTCGGCCGCATTGCCGCAGGTTCCCCAATTACCGCCGAAGAAAACGTTGACGCTTATTTCCCCATGCCGGGCGAAATCCTTGGCAGCGGCGAGCTTTACATGCTACAGGTCGTGGGCGATTCTATGCAGGACGCCGGAATCCTCAACGGCGATTGGGTGATCATTCGCTCACAATCCGTCGCAGAGGAAGGCGAGTTCGTCGCCGCTCTCCTAGACGGCGAAGAAGCCACCGTAAAGGAATTTCACCGCGACTCCTCCGGCGTCTGGCTTCTCCCCCATAATAATGCCTACTCCCCCATCAAGGGCGACGAAGCTGAGATCATGGGCAAGGTAGTGTCTGTTTTCCGCAAGCTCTAG
- a CDS encoding DeoR/GlpR family DNA-binding transcription regulator, with protein MYAEERRRQIASLTAVEGRVNVTELSERFDVTAETIRRDLAVLDREGVVHRVHGGAVASQSFQTAELTLDTRQRSATGAKMAIARAALEQLPDGGSIFLDAGTTTNALADLIGQRYSAGQFSIVSNSLPIALSLASNGVSEVQLLGGTVRAITQAVVGDTALRTMALMRADVAFVGTNALTIDHGLSTADSQEAAIKSAFVTNAHRVVVLCDSSKLGNDYLVSFASLDEIDVVITDAGAPASYVEALREHGIEVIIAAEK; from the coding sequence ATGTACGCAGAAGAGCGTCGCCGACAAATTGCCTCATTGACCGCCGTCGAAGGCCGTGTCAATGTCACCGAACTTTCTGAACGCTTCGATGTTACCGCTGAGACGATTCGCCGCGATCTCGCGGTTTTGGATCGGGAAGGAGTCGTGCACCGAGTCCATGGCGGTGCGGTTGCCTCCCAATCCTTCCAAACCGCGGAGTTAACCCTTGATACCCGTCAACGCTCGGCCACGGGCGCCAAGATGGCCATTGCGCGCGCTGCGCTGGAACAGCTTCCCGATGGCGGCAGCATCTTCCTCGACGCCGGCACCACGACGAATGCGCTTGCTGATCTCATTGGCCAGCGCTATTCGGCAGGTCAGTTCAGCATCGTCTCCAACAGCCTGCCGATCGCCCTTTCGCTAGCCAGCAACGGGGTATCCGAAGTCCAGCTCCTTGGCGGTACAGTACGGGCAATTACCCAGGCCGTGGTTGGTGATACCGCCCTTCGCACCATGGCGCTCATGCGTGCCGACGTGGCTTTTGTCGGCACCAACGCACTGACCATTGATCACGGTCTCTCAACGGCAGACTCGCAAGAGGCTGCGATCAAGTCCGCTTTCGTCACCAATGCGCACCGCGTCGTCGTACTGTGCGATTCTTCAAAGCTGGGCAATGACTACCTCGTGAGCTTTGCGTCCCTCGATGAAATTGATGTCGTTATCACCGATGCCGGCGCGCCCGCTTCCTACGTTGAAGCGCTGCGTGAGCACGGCATTGAGGTGATCATTGCTGCAGAGAAGTAG
- the ptsP gene encoding phosphoenolpyruvate--protein phosphotransferase — MENASPSTIKGTGVVAGVAYAEAVWVRPRPELPTAGETVAEEQRDAEYDRFLEAADIVASRLEQRAAGAEGQAAEVLGATAGMVKDRGWHKAVRKGIRSGKNAEYAVVGATDRFVTMFEAAGGVMAERTTDLKDVRDRVIAQLRGEQEPGLPMVEGEAVLLADDLAPADTATLDTTHIKALVTELGGPTSHTAIIARQLDLPCIVAVGAELRTIEAGTQIFVDGSVGTVALGADRAASLKAVEEYREKAARVAEWRGPAQTRDGHRVQLLANVADGNAARIASDSQAEGIGLYRTELSFLSASEEPTVEEQARIYGKVFNAFPDSKVVVRTLDAGSDKPISYATLDSEENPALGVRGLRIARDNEALLTRQLDAIAQAAEKRAEGATTWVMAPMVATAVEAKWFAELCRERGLTAGAMIEVPAAALMADTILPHLDFVSIGTNDLTQYTMAADRLSPQLAYLTDPWQPAVLRLIQHTCVVGRDNNVPVGVCGEAAADPMLACVLTGLGVTSLSAASTAVAGVGAQLAEVTLEQCRKMADAAVNAEGPADARAAVIDLLEQFQAS, encoded by the coding sequence ATGGAAAACGCATCCCCATCCACCATTAAAGGCACCGGCGTCGTCGCCGGCGTTGCATACGCTGAGGCGGTGTGGGTTCGCCCACGCCCAGAACTGCCCACGGCTGGAGAAACCGTGGCGGAAGAGCAACGTGATGCTGAATACGATCGCTTCCTCGAAGCCGCCGACATCGTTGCCAGCAGGCTAGAACAGCGTGCCGCTGGTGCTGAAGGTCAGGCAGCAGAAGTTCTGGGCGCTACTGCTGGAATGGTCAAGGACCGAGGTTGGCACAAGGCAGTGCGCAAGGGCATTCGCAGCGGCAAGAACGCCGAATATGCAGTTGTTGGTGCCACAGACAGGTTTGTCACCATGTTTGAGGCCGCCGGCGGCGTAATGGCCGAGCGCACGACTGACCTCAAGGACGTGCGCGACCGCGTCATCGCACAACTGCGTGGTGAGCAAGAGCCGGGCCTGCCCATGGTTGAAGGGGAGGCGGTGCTGCTGGCGGATGACCTTGCACCGGCGGATACCGCAACCTTGGACACCACCCATATCAAGGCGCTTGTGACCGAGCTGGGCGGTCCCACCAGCCACACGGCAATTATCGCTCGTCAGCTCGACCTTCCGTGCATCGTGGCGGTCGGCGCTGAGCTGCGCACGATTGAGGCGGGAACCCAGATCTTCGTCGATGGCTCCGTGGGAACAGTGGCCCTTGGTGCGGATCGCGCTGCCTCGCTCAAGGCTGTAGAGGAATACCGCGAGAAGGCGGCACGAGTGGCCGAGTGGCGGGGTCCGGCCCAGACCAGGGATGGACACCGCGTGCAGTTGCTCGCCAATGTTGCCGACGGCAACGCAGCTCGCATCGCCTCTGATTCGCAGGCAGAAGGTATCGGTTTGTACCGTACAGAGCTGTCCTTCCTCTCCGCGAGCGAAGAGCCCACCGTGGAGGAGCAAGCACGCATCTACGGCAAGGTTTTCAACGCTTTCCCGGACTCCAAGGTCGTTGTTCGAACGCTCGATGCTGGTTCTGATAAGCCGATCTCCTATGCCACGTTGGACTCTGAGGAGAACCCCGCCTTGGGCGTCCGGGGCCTGCGCATCGCCCGCGATAACGAGGCACTTTTGACCCGTCAGCTCGATGCCATCGCGCAGGCCGCAGAAAAGCGTGCCGAAGGTGCCACGACGTGGGTTATGGCACCGATGGTGGCCACGGCAGTCGAGGCAAAGTGGTTCGCCGAACTCTGTCGCGAGCGTGGGCTCACGGCTGGTGCGATGATTGAGGTACCGGCTGCAGCCCTGATGGCGGATACTATCCTGCCGCACCTCGACTTCGTGTCCATCGGTACCAATGACTTGACGCAGTACACTATGGCCGCTGACCGCCTATCGCCCCAGCTGGCCTACTTGACCGATCCGTGGCAACCGGCCGTGTTGCGTTTGATCCAGCACACCTGCGTGGTCGGGCGCGATAATAATGTTCCGGTGGGCGTCTGCGGCGAAGCAGCAGCTGATCCCATGCTCGCCTGCGTGCTAACTGGCCTTGGCGTGACATCACTGTCTGCGGCGTCGACTGCGGTCGCAGGTGTTGGCGCACAGCTTGCTGAGGTCACTCTTGAGCAATGCCGGAAGATGGCGGATGCAGCAGTAAACGCTGAGGGCCCAGCTGATGCCCGCGCCGCGGTGATTGACCTATTGGAGCAATTCCAGGCGTCCTAG
- a CDS encoding 1-phosphofructokinase family hexose kinase — translation MILTLTPNPSIDATVRLNEELEPGAVHRAGSVSSVAGGKGVNVTHAVTLANVDSLALLPAVASDPFLALAADASIPVHAVPAHDAVRTNTTLTEPDGRTTKLNGPGPTLDESIQQDVAQAVAELCADAEWIVMAGSLPQGVPTDWYTQLICVAREANPGIRVAVDTSDAPMVALGENLETASPDLIKPNGLELGQLANVDGQALEAAAENGDFSGVVKAARVVVKRGIPEVLVTLGGAGAVLVTADEAWAATPPPITLRSTVGAGDSSLSGYILARRSGASYSEALRQAVAYGSAAAALPGTQIPTPEELDIEHTTVQAVTDF, via the coding sequence ATGATCCTTACCTTGACCCCCAACCCAAGCATCGACGCCACCGTGCGCCTAAACGAGGAACTCGAGCCTGGTGCTGTACACCGCGCAGGGTCTGTATCCAGCGTTGCCGGTGGTAAAGGCGTCAACGTCACGCACGCCGTAACGCTCGCCAACGTCGACAGTCTGGCCCTTCTACCGGCTGTGGCCTCAGACCCTTTCTTAGCCCTCGCCGCTGACGCGTCTATCCCCGTGCACGCCGTGCCGGCACATGACGCGGTGCGCACCAATACCACCCTGACCGAACCGGATGGCCGTACGACCAAACTCAACGGACCCGGCCCCACGCTCGATGAATCAATTCAGCAAGACGTGGCACAGGCCGTTGCTGAACTCTGCGCTGACGCCGAGTGGATCGTCATGGCGGGCTCTCTTCCCCAAGGCGTTCCTACAGATTGGTACACGCAGCTCATCTGTGTCGCGCGCGAAGCCAACCCCGGCATCCGTGTAGCCGTCGACACCTCCGATGCCCCTATGGTGGCTCTCGGAGAAAACCTCGAAACCGCCAGCCCCGACCTCATCAAGCCGAATGGTCTTGAGCTTGGCCAGCTAGCCAACGTGGATGGTCAGGCCCTCGAAGCTGCCGCCGAGAACGGTGATTTTAGCGGTGTGGTCAAGGCCGCGAGGGTCGTCGTCAAGCGCGGCATCCCCGAGGTTCTCGTCACCCTGGGTGGCGCTGGCGCAGTGCTGGTCACTGCCGATGAAGCGTGGGCCGCTACTCCCCCGCCGATTACCCTGCGCTCTACCGTGGGCGCCGGTGATTCTTCGCTCTCCGGCTATATCCTCGCCCGCCGCTCGGGTGCCTCCTACTCGGAAGCCCTGCGCCAAGCGGTGGCCTACGGCTCGGCTGCCGCAGCACTCCCGGGAACCCAGATACCAACCCCTGAAGAACTAGATATCGAACACACGACGGTTCAGGCCGTCACCGACTTTTAG